One genomic region from Halomicrobium zhouii encodes:
- a CDS encoding DUF7853 family protein has protein sequence MPDNAHDPPAVSLSLDRESRWTLHHVLLDRLEREARADDPTGIDPPPVAVFDAFETLDAGETSVTTTELEAMRSVVAEYHHSTSWWELERSRLEGLLHHLTALLEERGAAEA, from the coding sequence ATGCCAGACAACGCCCACGACCCGCCAGCGGTCTCGCTATCCCTGGACCGGGAGTCCCGCTGGACGCTCCACCACGTGCTTCTGGACCGCCTCGAGCGGGAAGCGAGAGCAGACGATCCGACCGGAATCGACCCGCCACCGGTGGCGGTGTTCGACGCGTTCGAGACGCTCGACGCCGGCGAGACGAGCGTCACGACGACGGAGCTCGAGGCGATGCGATCGGTCGTCGCGGAGTATCACCACTCGACGTCGTGGTGGGAACTCGAACGCTCGCGACTGGAAGGGCTCTTGCACCACCTCACCGCCCTCCTCGAGGAGCGGGGTGCGGCAGAGGCGTGA
- a CDS encoding SRPBCC domain-containing protein, with the protein MTDDNSGSEPTTNSEQNDTRSMTVSRVIEASPERVYNAFLDPDELAQWLPPTGFSGEVHHLEPEEGGTYRMTFTGETEEFAEYDSTFGGTYLELVPGERIVYTDEFETDEPSMAGEMTVTVTFEDVPDGTEITVHHEGFPEGASPSDANEGWTDSLGNLANVVEVA; encoded by the coding sequence ATGACAGACGACAACAGCGGAAGCGAGCCGACGACGAACAGCGAACAGAACGACACCCGCAGTATGACCGTGAGCCGCGTCATCGAAGCATCGCCCGAACGAGTGTACAACGCGTTCCTCGATCCCGACGAACTCGCCCAGTGGTTGCCCCCGACCGGCTTCTCGGGGGAGGTCCACCACCTAGAGCCCGAGGAAGGCGGGACGTACCGGATGACGTTCACGGGCGAGACAGAGGAATTCGCCGAGTACGATTCGACCTTCGGCGGCACTTACCTGGAGCTGGTTCCGGGTGAACGCATCGTCTATACGGACGAATTCGAAACCGACGAACCGAGCATGGCCGGCGAGATGACCGTGACGGTCACCTTCGAGGACGTCCCCGACGGGACCGAGATCACCGTCCACCACGAGGGATTCCCCGAGGGCGCCTCACCGAGCGACGCCAACGAGGGATGGACCGACTCGCTCGGAAACCTCGCAAACGTCGTCGAGGTGGCCTAA
- a CDS encoding RecQ family ATP-dependent DNA helicase encodes MALNSREGIRERAQALLERSIGPDAEFRPDQLDAIESLVVDGERLLLVQRTGWGKSTVYFIATKLLREQGAGPTLIVSPLLALMHNQIQDAEAQLGLEARTINSNNTEEWTEAKEAVVDGECDILLISPERLANTEFQEDVLVAMDEEFGMLVVDEAHCISDWGHDFRPDYRRIKRILQELPDHIPVAATTATANDRVVDDVTDQVPDLRAVRGDLVRDSLRLQTVDIGSRSRRLAWLAENVPDLPSSGIVYCLTTDEVETVTAWLNARGLDVEPYHGGMDGDRRRELEDRLMDNDVDGLVATNALGMGFNKPDLGWVIHFQRPPNLIRYYQEVGRAGRGLDEAFAILLSGEEDDRVAEYFIEQAFPEPQDFETVLSTLGGSDEPLYKYELLKETNLSWKATSQCLDILRVDNAIIRVDDGFTRTSADWTYDHERIESVTEHRREELARIQEFTQTDECLTRFIDDELDGSLETDCGHCANCAGPFRPASVDDEELVSAAVDHYRAESWDEISPRYYVPDADGRSKIAEDRKPEPGRVLSVYGDPGYGELVRRAQDDGGTYDQELIDAAVRHVDLEWDPSPAPTWVTAVPSPTDEQRVDDLARRIASELGLDYLPVIERVGEMRPQHELANSYQQRWNVEGAFAVTESVRSGPVLLVDETVGSRWSSTEASFVLRDAGSGPVYPFALAERNRW; translated from the coding sequence GTGGCACTCAATTCGAGAGAGGGGATCCGGGAGCGCGCCCAGGCGCTGCTCGAACGGAGCATCGGGCCGGACGCCGAATTCCGGCCCGATCAACTGGACGCGATCGAGAGCCTGGTCGTCGACGGGGAGCGATTGCTGCTCGTCCAGCGGACCGGCTGGGGCAAGAGCACCGTCTACTTCATCGCGACGAAACTGCTCCGCGAGCAGGGAGCGGGCCCGACGCTCATCGTCAGCCCGCTACTGGCGTTGATGCACAACCAGATCCAGGACGCCGAAGCACAGCTCGGCCTCGAAGCCCGGACGATAAACTCGAACAACACCGAGGAGTGGACCGAGGCGAAGGAAGCCGTCGTCGACGGGGAGTGTGACATCCTGTTGATCTCGCCGGAACGCCTGGCGAACACCGAGTTCCAGGAAGACGTCCTGGTGGCGATGGACGAGGAGTTCGGCATGCTCGTCGTCGACGAGGCCCACTGCATCTCCGACTGGGGCCACGACTTCCGGCCGGATTACCGGCGAATCAAGCGCATCCTGCAGGAACTCCCGGACCACATCCCCGTCGCGGCGACGACGGCGACCGCCAACGACCGCGTGGTCGACGACGTCACGGACCAGGTGCCCGACCTCCGGGCCGTCCGCGGCGACCTCGTCCGTGACTCTCTGCGGCTCCAGACCGTCGATATCGGGTCGCGGTCACGCCGGCTGGCCTGGCTCGCCGAGAACGTCCCGGACCTGCCGTCGTCCGGCATCGTCTACTGCCTGACGACCGACGAGGTCGAGACGGTCACGGCGTGGTTGAACGCCCGCGGCCTCGACGTCGAACCGTACCACGGCGGGATGGACGGCGACCGCCGTCGTGAACTGGAAGACCGACTGATGGACAACGACGTGGACGGACTGGTCGCGACGAACGCCCTTGGGATGGGGTTCAACAAACCCGACCTGGGCTGGGTGATCCACTTCCAGCGACCGCCGAACCTCATCCGGTACTACCAGGAGGTCGGCCGCGCCGGTCGCGGCCTGGACGAGGCCTTCGCCATACTGCTCTCCGGCGAGGAGGACGACCGGGTCGCGGAGTACTTCATCGAACAGGCGTTTCCGGAACCCCAGGACTTCGAGACGGTCCTCTCGACGCTGGGGGGCAGTGACGAACCGCTGTACAAGTACGAACTCCTGAAAGAGACGAACCTCTCGTGGAAGGCCACCTCCCAGTGTCTCGATATCCTGCGAGTGGACAACGCGATCATCCGCGTCGACGACGGGTTCACGCGGACTTCGGCCGACTGGACGTACGACCACGAGCGCATCGAGTCGGTCACCGAGCACCGCCGGGAGGAGCTGGCACGCATCCAGGAATTCACCCAGACGGACGAGTGCCTGACGCGGTTCATCGACGACGAACTCGACGGGTCACTCGAGACGGACTGTGGCCACTGTGCCAACTGTGCCGGGCCGTTCCGTCCGGCGTCTGTCGACGACGAGGAACTCGTGAGTGCTGCCGTCGACCACTACCGTGCCGAATCGTGGGACGAGATATCCCCGCGATACTACGTGCCCGACGCGGACGGCCGGTCGAAAATCGCCGAGGACCGCAAACCCGAACCGGGGCGCGTCCTGTCTGTCTACGGCGATCCGGGTTACGGCGAACTGGTGCGTCGAGCACAGGACGACGGCGGCACGTACGACCAGGAGCTGATCGACGCGGCGGTCCGGCACGTCGACCTGGAGTGGGACCCGTCACCGGCACCGACCTGGGTCACCGCCGTGCCGTCACCGACCGACGAGCAGCGAGTCGACGACCTCGCCCGGCGGATCGCCAGCGAGCTCGGGCTGGACTACCTCCCGGTAATCGAGCGGGTCGGCGAGATGCGCCCACAGCACGAACTGGCGAACTCCTACCAGCAGCGCTGGAACGTCGAGGGAGCGTTTGCAGTGACTGAATCCGTTCGATCCGGCCCCGTGTTGCTGGTCGACGAGACCGTCGGGTCGCGGTGGTCGTCGACGGAAGCGTCGTTCGTCCTCCGTGACGCCGGGAGCGGCCCGGTCTATCCCTTCGCACTCGCCGAGCGGAACCGGTGGTAG
- a CDS encoding DUF4870 domain-containing protein, which produces MATEPSDEAVSVDESHGEADVEAEVSDDERTWAIIVHAMGFVGLAIPLANVFGPLLVWAIKKDEGPFVDENGKQAINFQITWTVLLTVSALSIFVGLGLVVFPIVGIAWLVLTGIAVVRASNDEVYDYPLTVDVIS; this is translated from the coding sequence ATGGCAACGGAACCCAGTGACGAGGCAGTCTCCGTCGACGAGAGCCACGGGGAAGCAGACGTCGAGGCCGAGGTGAGCGACGACGAACGGACGTGGGCGATCATCGTCCACGCGATGGGGTTCGTCGGACTGGCCATCCCCCTCGCGAACGTCTTCGGCCCCCTGCTCGTGTGGGCGATCAAAAAAGACGAAGGGCCGTTCGTCGACGAGAACGGGAAGCAGGCGATCAACTTCCAGATCACGTGGACGGTGCTGTTGACCGTCTCCGCGCTGTCCATCTTCGTCGGCCTCGGACTGGTCGTCTTCCCCATCGTCGGCATCGCGTGGCTTGTCCTCACCGGTATCGCCGTGGTCCGGGCGAGCAACGACGAGGTGTACGACTACCCGCTGACGGTCGACGTGATCTCCTGA
- a CDS encoding class I SAM-dependent methyltransferase yields the protein MERGWTIDEKQHAGSEHLDSGEVSRVDEKMPFDPSGEIDVLREFGLSHEDTVVDFGTGTGVSPLAVARHCDRVVAVDVSEPMLELVDERIDAKDVENVETVHDGFLSYDHRGDPASFAVSKDALHHLPDFWKVEALKNVGNTLEAGGIFRLRDFVFSFDPDDSVHDIEAWLEEKKRTTEFTDEALYVHFREEYSTYGFVLEAMLERVGFDILESTYDGEFYAEYVCEWPGHS from the coding sequence ATGGAACGTGGCTGGACGATCGACGAAAAACAGCACGCCGGGTCGGAACACCTCGACTCGGGTGAGGTATCCCGCGTCGACGAGAAGATGCCCTTCGATCCATCGGGAGAGATAGACGTGCTGCGGGAGTTCGGCCTCTCCCACGAGGACACAGTCGTCGATTTCGGCACTGGAACGGGCGTGTCTCCACTCGCGGTCGCACGACACTGTGACCGCGTCGTCGCGGTCGACGTCTCCGAACCGATGCTCGAACTGGTCGACGAACGGATCGACGCCAAGGACGTAGAGAACGTCGAGACCGTCCACGACGGATTCCTGAGCTACGACCACCGGGGCGACCCGGCGTCGTTCGCCGTCTCGAAGGACGCGCTCCACCATCTCCCGGATTTCTGGAAGGTCGAGGCGCTGAAGAACGTCGGGAACACGCTCGAAGCGGGTGGCATCTTCCGCCTGCGTGACTTCGTCTTCTCGTTCGATCCGGACGACAGCGTCCACGACATCGAGGCCTGGCTCGAAGAGAAGAAACGGACGACGGAGTTCACCGACGAAGCGCTGTACGTTCACTTCCGGGAGGAGTACAGCACGTACGGATTCGTGCTCGAAGCCATGCTCGAGCGGGTCGGCTTCGACATCCTCGAATCCACGTACGATGGAGAGTTCTACGCGGAGTACGTCTGCGAGTGGCCCGGCCATTCGTAA
- a CDS encoding ArsR/SmtB family transcription factor codes for MVERQHDDLNLDAVFQALSHPTRRALIEQLAGGPKRVSALAEPHDVSLAAVSKHLQALEDAGLVEVEEDGRVRRCHLDAAPLGEAFGWLTRYRVFWEDRFDALADHLESDDQ; via the coding sequence ATGGTTGAACGACAGCACGACGACCTGAACCTCGACGCCGTCTTTCAGGCGCTCTCGCACCCGACTCGACGGGCGCTCATCGAGCAGCTCGCCGGAGGACCGAAGCGCGTCTCCGCGCTCGCGGAGCCCCACGACGTCTCGCTGGCGGCGGTGTCGAAGCACCTGCAGGCCCTGGAGGACGCGGGACTCGTCGAGGTCGAAGAAGACGGGCGAGTCCGTCGGTGTCACCTGGACGCCGCGCCGCTGGGCGAGGCCTTCGGCTGGTTGACCCGCTACCGCGTCTTCTGGGAGGACCGATTCGACGCGCTGGCCGACCATCTGGAGTCTGACGACCAATGA
- a CDS encoding elongation factor EF-2, whose protein sequence is MGRRKKIVEECETLMDNPEHIRNIAIAAHVDHGKTTLTDNLLAGAGMISDETAGEQLAMDTEEDEQERGITIDAANVSMTHEYEGDNHLINLIDTPGHVDFGGDVTRAMRAVDGALVVVDAVEGAMPQTETVLRQALREGVKPTLFINKVDRLISELQEGPEEMQRRLLNVIDDVNELIRGMTEEMDDIEDWTVSVEEGTVGFGSALYKWGVSMPSMQRTGMDFAEIMELERADERQKLHEKTPLSDVVLDMVCEHFPNPIDAQPMRIPRIWRGDADSELADTMRLVDEDGEVVLMVTDIGVDPHAGEIAAGRVFSGTLEKGQDLYVSGTVGTNRVQSVGIYMGGEREEVDRVPAGNIAAVTGLKDAIAGSTVSSVEMTPFESIEHISEPVITKSVEAQNMDDLPKLIETLQQVAKEDPTIQIEINEDTGEHLISGQGELHLEVIGQRIERNQGIPINTGEPIVVYREAPQQPSREVEGISPNRHNRFYISIEPMDDEIVETIKKGEASMDMPELERREALQEAGMDKETSQDIEHIHGTNVLVDQTKGIQHLNETMELLIEGLEDALDDGPLAAEPVQGALLRLHDARLHEDAIHRGPAQVIPAMREAVHNALIDAEIRLLEPIQDVRIDVPNDHMGAASGEIQGRRGRVDDMYQEGDLMVVEGIAPVDEMIGFSSDIRSATEGRASWNTENAGFQVMADNLQPDKISEIRERKGMKQELHPAIDYF, encoded by the coding sequence ATGGGCCGACGAAAAAAGATCGTTGAAGAATGTGAGACACTGATGGACAACCCGGAGCACATCCGGAACATCGCCATCGCCGCTCACGTCGACCACGGGAAGACGACGCTGACTGACAACCTCCTGGCCGGTGCGGGCATGATCTCCGACGAGACCGCCGGGGAGCAACTCGCGATGGACACCGAGGAGGACGAGCAGGAACGCGGTATCACCATCGACGCGGCCAACGTCTCGATGACCCACGAGTACGAGGGCGACAACCACCTCATCAACCTCATCGACACGCCGGGCCACGTCGACTTCGGTGGCGACGTCACCCGCGCGATGCGCGCCGTCGACGGTGCGCTCGTGGTCGTCGACGCCGTCGAGGGCGCCATGCCCCAGACCGAGACCGTCCTGCGACAGGCGCTCCGCGAGGGCGTCAAGCCGACGCTGTTCATCAACAAGGTCGACCGCCTCATCTCGGAGCTCCAGGAGGGCCCCGAGGAGATGCAGCGGCGCCTGCTCAACGTCATCGACGACGTCAACGAGCTCATCCGCGGCATGACCGAGGAGATGGACGACATCGAGGACTGGACCGTCTCCGTCGAGGAGGGCACCGTCGGCTTCGGGTCCGCCCTCTACAAGTGGGGCGTCTCGATGCCCTCGATGCAGCGCACCGGGATGGACTTCGCCGAGATCATGGAGCTCGAACGCGCCGACGAGCGCCAGAAGCTCCACGAGAAGACGCCGCTCTCGGACGTCGTGCTCGACATGGTCTGTGAGCACTTCCCGAACCCCATCGACGCCCAGCCCATGCGTATCCCGCGCATCTGGCGTGGCGACGCCGACTCCGAACTCGCCGACACGATGCGTCTCGTCGACGAGGACGGCGAGGTCGTTCTGATGGTCACCGACATCGGCGTCGACCCCCACGCGGGCGAGATCGCCGCGGGCCGCGTCTTCTCCGGCACGCTGGAGAAGGGCCAGGACCTCTACGTCTCCGGGACCGTCGGGACCAACCGCGTCCAGAGCGTCGGCATCTACATGGGTGGCGAGCGCGAGGAAGTGGACCGCGTTCCCGCCGGCAACATCGCCGCCGTCACCGGCCTCAAGGACGCCATCGCCGGCTCCACGGTCTCCTCCGTCGAGATGACCCCCTTCGAGTCCATCGAGCACATCTCGGAGCCCGTCATCACGAAGTCCGTCGAGGCACAGAACATGGACGACCTGCCGAAGCTCATCGAGACGCTCCAGCAAGTCGCCAAGGAGGACCCCACCATCCAGATCGAGATCAACGAGGACACCGGCGAGCACCTCATCTCCGGCCAGGGTGAACTCCACCTCGAAGTCATCGGCCAGCGCATCGAGCGCAACCAGGGCATCCCGATCAACACCGGTGAGCCCATCGTCGTCTACCGCGAGGCGCCACAGCAGCCCTCCCGCGAAGTCGAGGGCATCTCGCCGAACCGCCACAACCGGTTCTACATCAGCATCGAGCCGATGGACGACGAGATCGTCGAGACGATCAAGAAGGGCGAGGCCTCCATGGACATGCCCGAACTCGAGCGCCGTGAAGCGCTCCAGGAGGCCGGCATGGACAAGGAGACCTCCCAGGACATCGAGCACATCCACGGGACCAACGTCCTCGTCGACCAGACGAAGGGTATCCAGCACCTCAACGAGACGATGGAGCTCCTCATCGAGGGCCTCGAGGACGCACTCGACGACGGCCCGCTCGCCGCCGAGCCCGTCCAGGGCGCGCTCCTCCGTCTCCACGACGCCCGCCTCCACGAGGACGCCATCCACCGCGGCCCGGCACAGGTCATCCCCGCGATGCGCGAGGCCGTCCACAACGCGCTCATCGACGCGGAGATCCGACTCCTCGAACCGATCCAGGACGTCCGTATCGACGTCCCCAACGACCACATGGGCGCCGCCAGCGGCGAGATCCAGGGTCGCCGTGGCCGCGTCGACGACATGTACCAGGAAGGCGACCTGATGGTCGTCGAGGGCATCGCGCCTGTCGACGAGATGATCGGCTTCTCCAGCGACATCCGCTCTGCGACCGAGGGTCGTGCCTCCTGGAACACCGAGAACGCCGGCTTCCAGGTCATGGCCGACAACCTCCAGCCCGACAAGATCTCCGAGATCCGCGAGCGCAAGGGGATGAAGCAGGAGCTTCACCCCGCCATCGACTACTTCTAA
- a CDS encoding creatininase family protein — translation MYLGDVAWPDLEDYFETESLALIPLGSTEQHGPHLPEATDHLIAEAFAREVAERTGYLCTPTITVGVSGHHRQFHGTMWVEPSVFREYVASLTRNLTYHGIDRVVYVNAHGGNVPHLREVGARLRQEEVAYGIEWMWDESIPDLVDDLFEQNGPHGGPKETAMIQYLDSALVHEDRLADARDGGMTSVDDAEMMRHGSRTFYDAADNTDNGVLGDQTDATAEKGEQLFDAATEQLVHLADWLADQAFEDLLPRDHV, via the coding sequence ATGTATCTCGGAGACGTCGCATGGCCTGACCTCGAGGACTACTTCGAAACCGAGTCACTGGCGCTGATCCCGCTCGGTTCGACGGAACAGCACGGGCCTCACTTGCCGGAGGCCACGGACCACCTCATCGCGGAAGCCTTCGCCCGCGAGGTCGCCGAACGGACCGGGTATCTCTGTACGCCCACCATCACCGTTGGCGTCAGCGGTCACCACCGGCAGTTCCACGGCACGATGTGGGTCGAGCCATCGGTGTTCCGCGAGTACGTCGCCTCGCTCACCCGAAATCTCACGTATCACGGTATCGACCGCGTCGTCTACGTGAACGCACACGGCGGGAACGTCCCCCACCTCCGTGAGGTCGGGGCGCGCCTCCGACAGGAGGAGGTGGCCTACGGAATCGAGTGGATGTGGGACGAGAGCATCCCGGACCTCGTCGACGACCTGTTCGAACAGAACGGGCCACACGGCGGCCCCAAGGAGACGGCGATGATCCAGTACCTCGACTCGGCGCTGGTCCACGAGGACCGACTGGCCGACGCGCGCGACGGTGGCATGACGAGCGTGGACGACGCCGAGATGATGCGACACGGCTCCCGAACGTTCTACGACGCGGCCGACAACACGGACAACGGCGTCCTCGGCGACCAGACGGACGCGACCGCCGAGAAAGGCGAACAGCTGTTCGATGCCGCGACGGAACAGCTGGTCCACCTCGCCGACTGGCTCGCCGACCAGGCATTCGAGGACTTGCTGCCGAGAGACCACGTCTAG